The following proteins are encoded in a genomic region of Streptomyces sp. NBC_01723:
- a CDS encoding 2Fe-2S iron-sulfur cluster-binding protein: MTAIPLGVPRRLVEFTLDGQEARVPEGSTILDACRAAGKDVPTLCQGDTLTPKNACRVCVVEVEGARTLAPACSRRAEQGMVVRTDTERARHSRKVVLELLASSVDLSTTPSVAQWIKEYEAKPDRFGPDAARVDEEPRVDNDLYVRDYGKCILCYKCVDACGDQWQNSFAISVSGRGFDARIAVEHDGPLTDSACVYCGNCIEVCPTGALSFKSEFDMRAAGTWDEERQTATTTVCAYCGVGCNLTLHVQDNEIVKVTSPHDNPVTHGNLCIKGRFGYQHVQNRD, from the coding sequence ATGACCGCGATACCGCTCGGAGTGCCGCGCCGGCTGGTGGAGTTCACCCTCGACGGGCAGGAGGCCCGGGTCCCCGAGGGATCGACGATCCTGGACGCCTGCCGGGCCGCGGGGAAGGACGTCCCGACCCTGTGCCAGGGCGACACGCTCACCCCGAAGAACGCCTGCCGGGTCTGCGTGGTGGAGGTCGAGGGCGCCCGGACCCTCGCCCCCGCCTGCTCGCGCCGCGCGGAGCAGGGCATGGTGGTGCGCACCGACACCGAGCGCGCCCGGCACAGCCGCAAGGTCGTGCTCGAACTGCTCGCGTCCTCGGTCGACCTGTCGACGACCCCGTCGGTCGCGCAGTGGATCAAGGAGTACGAGGCGAAGCCGGACCGCTTCGGACCCGACGCGGCCCGCGTCGACGAGGAGCCGCGCGTCGACAACGACCTGTACGTGCGGGACTACGGCAAGTGCATCCTCTGCTACAAGTGCGTGGACGCCTGCGGCGACCAGTGGCAGAACAGCTTCGCCATCTCCGTCTCCGGCCGGGGTTTCGACGCCCGGATCGCGGTGGAGCACGACGGTCCGCTGACCGACTCGGCGTGCGTCTACTGCGGCAACTGCATCGAGGTGTGCCCCACGGGCGCCCTCTCCTTCAAGTCGGAGTTCGACATGCGGGCCGCCGGGACGTGGGACGAGGAGCGGCAGACCGCTACGACGACCGTGTGCGCGTACTGCGGAGTGGGCTGCAATCTCACGCTCCACGTGCAGGACAATGAGATCGTGAAGGTCACCTCGCCGCACGACAACCCGGTGACCCACGGCAACCTCTGCATCAAGGGCCGCTTCGGCTACCAGCACGTACAGAACCGGGACTGA
- the fdhD gene encoding formate dehydrogenase accessory sulfurtransferase FdhD — translation MGRVTERRKVIRVRDGAVSTRPDTLVAEEPLEIRLNGKPLAITMRTPGDDFALAAGFLVSEGVLAERGDLQNIVYCAGATVDGSNTYNVVDVRTSPGVPIPDITLERNVYTTSSCGLCGKASLDAVRTTARWPIADTPPVQVTPELLADLPDRLRASQRVFDRTGGLHAAALFTEDGELVDVREDVGRHNAVDKLVGRALQNGDLPLSRSVLLVSGRASFELAQKAVMAGIPVLAAVSAPSSLAVDLAAETGLTLVGFLRGSSMNVYAGEDRVALRATAAQG, via the coding sequence ATGGGACGAGTCACGGAACGACGCAAGGTGATCCGCGTACGGGACGGCGCGGTCTCCACCCGCCCGGACACGCTCGTCGCCGAGGAACCGCTGGAGATCCGGCTGAACGGCAAGCCGCTGGCGATCACGATGCGCACCCCCGGCGACGACTTCGCGCTGGCGGCCGGCTTCCTGGTCAGCGAGGGGGTACTCGCCGAGCGAGGCGATCTCCAGAACATCGTGTACTGCGCCGGCGCCACGGTCGACGGCTCGAACACGTACAACGTGGTCGACGTGCGGACCTCCCCCGGCGTGCCGATCCCCGACATCACCCTGGAGCGGAACGTCTACACGACCTCGTCCTGCGGGCTGTGCGGCAAGGCGAGCCTGGACGCCGTGCGGACGACGGCCCGCTGGCCCATCGCCGACACTCCCCCGGTGCAGGTCACCCCGGAGCTGTTGGCGGACCTGCCGGACCGGCTGCGCGCCTCCCAGCGGGTCTTCGACCGGACCGGCGGACTGCACGCGGCGGCCCTGTTCACCGAGGACGGGGAGCTGGTCGACGTGCGGGAGGACGTGGGACGGCACAACGCGGTCGACAAGCTGGTCGGCCGCGCCCTGCAGAACGGGGACCTGCCGCTGTCCCGCTCCGTGCTGCTGGTGTCGGGCCGGGCCTCCTTCGAGCTGGCGCAGAAGGCCGTGATGGCGGGCATCCCGGTGCTGGCCGCGGTGTCGGCACCGTCCTCGCTCGCGGTGGACCTGGCCGCCGAGACGGGGCTGACGCTGGTCGGGTTCCTGCGCG